In Desulfobacterales bacterium, the following are encoded in one genomic region:
- a CDS encoding outer membrane beta-barrel protein: MNPLPIIAITLALLFSNLVNAYAAETNSGGTISGAVFERAGGYCHGFLSVAELYSDNIYYSDRDNASDTITRITPGVWFVLPGGKERLPETATASITPGGVVIRGAGSESFRRLRAHLFYSPEFEVYADHSGENTQRHLAEGSVAYNFSGGLTLGVKDQYHYTNDERGAGVTSATLALDKYSSNLFSVFGAYPISSKLSVEADYSRFYVDYLAGRNDFRDRNDASASAALFFQLFSKTALFGEYEYVDIVYDSENVWDGDEHHFFGGLRWRMTGKSTGMIKAGWGLKNYDIDASEQENIGIFQAKIDYAFTAYTGMTISAYRRTNESNIETADYTVTDNLSVTYSQRIRKKIKASFELAYTRDSYNSNRMGENVAGDREDEIYDIVAAVNYAFRKWITAGVEYTHAERDSSFEDYEYSVNEFLFKISCSL, translated from the coding sequence ATGAACCCATTACCTATCATTGCGATTACGTTAGCACTGCTCTTTTCCAATTTGGTTAACGCTTACGCCGCCGAAACGAACTCAGGCGGCACCATCAGCGGCGCTGTATTTGAGCGGGCCGGCGGGTATTGCCATGGATTTCTATCTGTGGCGGAACTTTATTCGGATAATATTTATTATTCGGATCGGGATAACGCGTCGGATACTATCACGCGGATTACGCCCGGGGTTTGGTTTGTGCTGCCGGGGGGAAAAGAACGGCTTCCGGAAACGGCCACGGCTAGTATTACGCCCGGTGGGGTTGTCATTCGCGGCGCCGGGTCCGAGTCCTTTCGGCGGCTTCGGGCGCATTTGTTTTACAGCCCGGAATTTGAGGTGTATGCGGATCACTCGGGGGAAAACACGCAGCGGCACCTGGCTGAAGGATCGGTGGCCTATAATTTCAGCGGCGGGCTCACGCTCGGGGTGAAAGATCAGTACCATTATACCAACGATGAGCGGGGGGCGGGAGTCACCTCCGCGACGCTGGCGCTGGATAAATACAGCAGTAATCTTTTCAGCGTGTTCGGCGCGTATCCGATCTCGTCGAAACTGTCGGTGGAAGCGGATTATTCGCGTTTTTATGTGGACTATCTGGCCGGCCGAAATGACTTTCGCGACCGGAATGACGCTTCGGCCTCAGCCGCGCTTTTTTTTCAGTTATTTTCAAAAACCGCCCTGTTCGGGGAGTATGAATACGTCGACATCGTCTATGATTCCGAGAATGTCTGGGATGGCGATGAGCATCATTTTTTCGGCGGGCTGCGGTGGCGAATGACCGGAAAGTCAACCGGCATGATCAAGGCCGGATGGGGCTTGAAAAACTATGATATAGACGCTTCGGAGCAAGAAAATATCGGCATTTTTCAAGCGAAGATCGATTACGCGTTTACCGCCTATACGGGAATGACCATCAGTGCTTACCGGCGCACAAACGAAAGCAATATCGAAACCGCTGATTACACGGTCACGGACAACCTGAGCGTGACTTATAGTCAGAGAATCAGAAAAAAAATCAAGGCGAGTTTCGAATTGGCCTATACCCGGGACAGTTATAACAGCAACCGTATGGGGGAAAATGTGGCGGGTGACCGGGAAGATGAGATTTATGATATCGTGGCCGCGGTCAACTA